A window of Cohnella herbarum contains these coding sequences:
- a CDS encoding response regulator transcription factor: MNRLLIVDDEPYTVDGLYEMLSNIEDLELDLYSDYSAEDAMHRLSRSKMDIVLSDIRMPGMDGLELQRWIRNRWPRCKIIFLTGIGDISYLQQAVRAGGIDYILKTEGDEAIVHAIRIAIAALEEEAKNDQFMLRAKEQVRQELLLLRREWFASLTDFACNPLVFTETRFRELELSVSPVDRVLLVLGRVDRWPENTTTSGKTLLIYAIQNIAEEYLGQTRFQSIVLNDSQFVWLIQPGDSEEGPGLARTWEETLTFAAGTLDSIQSTTKALLRLPLSLVTTGEPSGWEETHLTYNRVKKNLILGFGTGTEMLILRCDAGESPEYTHSLSIRKLAELETALETGRKDEFNEKLDVVFSMLPSAFGLYAQTYYSVASLLLGHLTKVSNGMTGNEAIMAKLMNLGHHVQKDSALQVLKDAAAGLFSGRMTTLDERTNRIVNKLNQHVREHLDGDLSLDRLSELVHLNSSYLSTMYKQYTGFNLSDYISALRVEKAKEMLEDSSWKIHEISVNVGFGTAGYFTRFFKKFTGLTPQEYRNGHAKWTGNEPANK, translated from the coding sequence ATGAACCGACTGCTTATCGTGGACGACGAGCCATATACGGTTGACGGGTTATACGAGATGCTCTCCAATATCGAAGATTTAGAACTCGATCTCTATAGCGATTATTCCGCCGAAGATGCCATGCATCGGTTAAGCCGATCGAAAATGGACATCGTGCTCAGCGACATTCGCATGCCCGGCATGGACGGGTTGGAATTGCAGCGATGGATTCGGAACCGTTGGCCGAGATGCAAGATTATCTTTCTGACCGGCATCGGGGATATTTCCTATCTGCAGCAAGCGGTACGGGCAGGCGGGATCGATTATATTCTGAAAACGGAGGGCGATGAGGCCATCGTTCACGCGATTCGCATCGCCATCGCCGCGTTGGAAGAGGAGGCAAAGAACGATCAGTTCATGCTTCGGGCGAAAGAGCAAGTTCGTCAAGAACTGCTTCTACTAAGAAGGGAATGGTTCGCGAGCTTGACCGACTTCGCTTGTAATCCGCTCGTCTTCACGGAAACCCGTTTCCGGGAACTGGAGTTATCGGTGTCCCCGGTCGATCGCGTGCTGCTCGTGCTGGGCAGAGTGGACCGATGGCCGGAGAATACGACAACGTCGGGTAAAACGCTGCTGATCTATGCGATCCAGAACATCGCGGAAGAGTATTTGGGACAAACGCGGTTTCAGTCGATCGTGCTAAACGATTCGCAATTCGTATGGCTTATCCAACCTGGAGATTCAGAGGAGGGTCCGGGACTTGCTCGTACCTGGGAGGAGACTCTGACCTTCGCGGCGGGTACGTTGGACAGCATTCAATCCACGACGAAGGCACTTCTTCGCTTGCCGCTGTCTCTCGTTACGACCGGAGAGCCCTCAGGTTGGGAGGAAACTCACCTAACCTACAACAGGGTCAAGAAGAACCTTATTCTTGGATTCGGGACGGGCACCGAGATGTTGATTCTAAGATGCGACGCCGGTGAATCGCCGGAATATACTCACTCGCTGTCGATACGGAAGCTCGCGGAATTGGAGACGGCTCTGGAGACCGGCCGCAAGGACGAATTCAACGAAAAGCTGGATGTCGTTTTCTCTATGCTCCCGAGCGCGTTCGGACTTTACGCCCAGACGTATTATTCCGTGGCCTCATTGCTTCTCGGACATTTAACGAAAGTTTCCAACGGAATGACCGGCAACGAAGCGATCATGGCCAAGCTTATGAATCTTGGTCACCATGTTCAGAAGGATTCCGCGCTGCAAGTGCTGAAAGACGCGGCTGCAGGCTTGTTCTCCGGAAGAATGACGACGCTTGACGAACGAACGAATCGCATCGTTAACAAGCTGAATCAACACGTTCGCGAGCATCTGGACGGCGACTTGTCGCTCGATCGGCTTTCGGAGCTCGTCCATCTTAATTCATCCTACTTATCGACGATGTACAAACAATATACCGGTTTCAATTTATCGGATTATATCTCGGCTCTTCGAGTCGAGAAGGCCAAGGAAATGCTGGAGGATTCCTCTTGGAAAATTCACGAGATATCAGTGAACGTGGGCTTTGGAACGGCGGGTTATTTTACGCGTTTCTTCAAGAAATTTACCGGTCTTACGCCTCAAGAATACCGCAACGGACACGCGAAATGGACCGGCAATGAACCGGCTAATAAGTGA